The proteins below are encoded in one region of Telopea speciosissima isolate NSW1024214 ecotype Mountain lineage chromosome 10, Tspe_v1, whole genome shotgun sequence:
- the LOC122643518 gene encoding uncharacterized protein LOC122643518, whose product MGLDVMEIGVRIRKGLIFPIRSFYRSVRDHPFYWGVVFFFIFLYRYFPSLFGLLVSSSPIFFCTAALLGTLLSFGNPNIPEIEKDDKRTHEVASLKSAVVENDLIVQKDESFTAEAHLEKGREVKEKMVTEPMGLEEGREANVSKVDEDMVFSTINDSYLMGRTIVNEEPKEILGEKQKIVEGEFGKVELVEKREFHKESLIGAELSASKDIDGTTSVGWEEIETPRRKIDLPSGAFSISQDLSWKHAEGHSESYDSDSDHTESSSPDASMADIMPMLDELHPLLESEVSQPPLISLGNSNAVSESSNRSNDGSGESEEEIENHESEEEIVNQGTQGDGTKDVVTWTEDDQKNLMDLGTLELERNRRLESLIAKRRLRKLMTMEAEKNLIDLDSNDPPFSIAPILTTRRNPFDLPFDSYEAIGLPPIPGSAPSVLLPRRNPFDLPYEPYEEKPNLMDDSFQQEFTPFQPKDLQFRRHESFSLGVAAEPKQRRHFRPYFVTERMASEGAEYPMFQRQLSEKSDSKVSSVPETESASSVADQEDHKALSEQELSHEGDLISQIDHASDNVEHESQSSKEEDPVEIDPEEKRAVEIDGVDVKGINEEGRLIQVDHASDHVEHESQSSEELNSAEVYPEETGDFGIDGVDEETSHEVELQQHHSGSVASIVEPDNSEVPAVEERYSDSSSLSSEVHEKLFHLDPNEGSRDLELKRDDNTEGSSVSIQSSLTESDFNLRSRIMEGGDESQNKEPVYDSSPSGIEKTLSNMTSIQEAFFYVDKGVIISTPSLASDLQVEVSEVGSPPVQVDRENAESLYYEESTVEISPGNEASWVASPTLCAVDENELRSMEVTEISERDVIEVGFPEVSQNSDDPHVPKMVVGEAASCSSSSSLETQLGEGALISKEVHLQSEQDQVSLSSSNAKVFGEVQQHGANMKVDSMASSYSNGVSSEGSGSSVMEKSTPLMEEFTVHRSTDCDHEETQDSSVLLVKSNDEVNVQATENENSSTGPHVSKEQFSEEAEGIEEVDERLLSELDIVGDFSVKELGLNMNQKEKKLSLEEPEILPGLQVLGDRPAEDIESDSVKLSNLEVKDRVLEVTKTTPELQVLEASSLGDANVDFKHISEGEVEKSVVVESIHSEVGLAESQPSEGDSCSTVTDSERPVLEASSLEDIDLALKELQERLHKTSIAESFHDKPIEEKSEVGLADSGLTEKNTDLTTTGSELPVLEARSLEVEVKGMERAKESDSSLEESGTPQDKA is encoded by the exons ATGGGTCTTGATGTCATGGAGATTGGAGTTCGTATCAGGAAAGGTCTGATTTTTCCAATCAGAAGCTTTTATAGATCAGTTCGGGATCATCCCTTCTATTGGGGTGTCgtgtttttcttcatcttcctgtACAGGTATTTTCCTTCTCTGTTTGGACTGTTGGTCTCTTCTTCCCCTATTTTTTTCTGCACTGCTGCTCTCCTTGGAACTCTTTTGAGCTTTGGGAATCCAAATATCCCTGAAATTGAGAAGGATGACAAGAGGACCCATGAGGTTGCTTCTCTGAAATCAGCAGTCGTTGAAAATGATCTTATTGTCCAGAAAGATGAGAGCTTTACTGCAGAGGCTCATTtggagaagggaagggaagttaAAGAGAAGATGGTAACGGAGCCAATGGGTTTGGAGGAGGGAAGGGAAGCTAATGTAAGTAAGGTTGATGAGGACATGGTTTTCTCAACAATTAATGACAGTTATTTGATGGGTAGGACCATTGTGaatgaagaaccaaaagaaattcTTGGAGAGAAGCAAAAGATTGTGGAGGGAGAGTTTGGTAAGGTAGAATTGGTTGAGAAGCGAGAATTCCATAAGGAGTCACTTATTGGAGCTGAACTTAGTGCTAGCAAAGACATTGATGGTACAACTTCCGTTGGTTGGGAAGAGATTGAGACTCCCAGAAGGAAGATTGATTTGCCCAGTGGGGCGTTTTCCATTTCCCAAGATTTGTCTTGGAAACATGCTGAAGGCCATTCTGAATCTTATGATTCAGATTCTGATCACACAGAGAGTTCCTCTCCAGATGCTTCTATGGCTGACATCATGCCAATGCTTGATGAGCTCCATCCACTCTTAGAGTCTGAAGTTTCTCAGCCTCCTCTTATATCCCTTGGGAACTCGAATGCTGTTTCAGAAAGTTCCAACAGATCCAATGATGGCAGTGGTGAATCAGAAGAGGAGATTGAGAACCA TGAATCAGAAGAGGAGATTGTGAACCAGGGTACCCAAGGGGATGGGACTAAAGATGTTGTCACATGGACAGAAGATGATCAGAAGAATCTCATGGATCTTGGGACTTTGGAGCTGGAAAGGAATCGACGGTTGGAGAGTTTAATAGCAAAGCGGAGGTTAAGGAAACTCATGACAATGGAAGCTGAGAAGAACCTGATAGACTTGGATAGTAATGATCCTCCATTTTCCATTGCTCCTATTTTGACAACAAGGCGAAACCCTTTTGACCTTCCTTTTGATTCCTATGAGGCCATCGGTTTACCACCTATTCCTGGCTCTGCGCCCTCAGTCTTGTTGCCTAGACGAAACCCTTTTGATCTTCCTTATGAACCATATGAAGAAAAACCCAATCTCATGGATGACAGTTTCCAACAAGAGTTCACTCCATTTCAACCGAAGGACTTGCAGTTCAGAAGGCATGAGAGCTTCAGTTTGGGAGTTGCTGCAGAACCTAAGCAGAGGAGGCACTTCAGGCCCTATTTCGTTACTGAACGGATGGCTTCAGAGGGGGCAGAATATCCCATGTTTCAAAGACAATTGAGTGAGAAGAGTGATTCTAAAGTAAGTTCTGTTCCCGAAACAGAGTCAGCTTCTTCGGTTGCAGATCAAGAAGACCACAAGGCACTCTCTGAACAAGAATTATCTCATGAAGGTGACCTGATTTCTCAGATTGACCATGCTTCTGACAATGTTGAGCATGAAAGCCAATCCTCCAAAGAAGAAGACCCGGTGGAGATTGATCCTGAAGAGAAGAGAGCTGTCGAAATTGATGGGGTTGATGTCAAAGGGATCAATGAGGAAGGAAGACTGATACAAGTAGACCATGCTTCTGATCATGTTGAACATGAAAGCCAGTCCTCTGAAGAATTAAATTCAGCAGAGGTTTATCCTGAAGAGACGGGAGACTTTGGCATTGATGGGGTTGATGAGGAGACTTCCCATGAAGTGGAACTGCAACAGCACCACTCAGGATCTGTTGCTTCAATTGTGGAACCTGACAACAGTGAAGTTCCAGCAGTAGAAGAGAGATATAGTGATTCAAGCTCGTTATCATCAGAAGTGCATGAAAAATTATTCCATTTGGACCCAAATGAAGGATCGAGGGATCTAGAGCTGAAAAGGGATGATAATACTGAAGGGTCCAGTGTCTCCATTCAATCATCTCTCACTGAATCAGATTTTAATCTTAGGAGCAGGATCATGGAAGGTGGGGATGAGAGTCAAAACAAGGAGCCTGTTTATGATTCAAGCCCATCAGGGATTGAGAAGACACTCTCTAACATGACATCTATCCAGGAAGCTTTCTTTTATGTAGATAAAGGAGTTATCATCTCTACTCCCTCCTTGGCTTCTGACTTACAGGTAGAGGTCTCCGAAGTCGGTTCACCTCCAGTGCAGGTTGATAGGGAAAATGCTGAATCTTTATATTATGAAGAGAGTACAGTGGAGATCTCTCCTGGCAATGAAGCTTCATGGGTGGCCTCACCTACCCTGTGTGCTGTAGATGAAAATGAATTGAGGTCGATGGAAGTTACAGAGATTAGTGAGCGTGATGTCATAGAGGTTGGATTTCCAGAAGTTAGCCAGAATTCTGATGATCCTCATGTTCCAAAAATGGTAGTTGGGGAAGCTGCAAGTTGCTCAAGTTCATCTTCATTGGAGACTCAATTGGGAGAGGGAGCTCTGATAAGTAAGGAAGTGCATCTTCAGTCAGAGCAGGATCAAGTCTCTTTGTCAAGCTCCAATGCAAAGGTCTTTGGAGAGGTCCAGCAACATGGTGCCAACATGAAGGTGGACAGTATGGCATCAAGTTATTCAAATGGAGTATCATCTGAAGGTTCGGGATCTTCTGTAATGGAGAAGTCCACACCTTTGATGGAGGAATTTACTGTTCATCGATCTACTGATTGTGACCATGAAGAAACTCAG GACTCATCTGTTCTTCTAGTAAAGTCTAATGATGAAGTCAATGTCCAAGCAACTGAGAATGAAAATTCATCAACTGGGCCACATGTCAGTAAGGAGCAATTTAGTGAAGAGGCAGAGGGAATTGAAGAAGTTGATGAGAGACTTCTGTCAGAATTGGACATAGTTGGGGATTTCAGTGTCAAAGAGTTGGGATTAAACATGAAccagaaagaaaagaagttgAGTTTGGAGGAACCAGAGATCCTGCCTGGGCTGCAAGTTCTTGGAGACAGGCCTGCTGAAGATATTGAATCTGATTCTGTCAAATTAAGCAACCTTGAGGTGAAAGACAGAGTTTTGGAAGTGACCAAAACAACTCCAGAGTTACAAGTTCTTGAAGCAAGCTCCCTTGGCGATGCCAATGTGGATTTTAAGCATATCTCTGAAGGAGAGGTTGAGAAATCTGTGGTTGTTGAATCAATCCACAGTGAGGTTGGATTGGCTGAATCTCAGCCATCAGAAGGAGACTCATGTTCAACTGTGACCGATTCAGAGCGACCTGTTCTTGAGGCAAGCTCTCTTGAAGATATTGATTTGGCTTTAAAGGAACTCCAGGAAAGATTGCATAAAACTAGCATTGCTGAATCTTTCCATGATAAACCAATAGAGGAGAAAAGTGAAGTTGGGTTGGCTGACTCTGGCCTAACAGAAAAGAACACAGATCTGACTACGACTGGTTCAGAGCTACCAGTTCTTGAGGCAAGGTCTCTTGAAGTTGAGGTGAAGGGAATGGAAAGAGCTAAGGAGAGTgactcaagtcttgaagaatcTGGGACACCCCAAGATAAAGCATAA